GACAGAAGCTCGGAATCACGCAGCTCCTCATCTCCCACGACCTCGAGGTTGTCTCCAGAGTTGCAGACAGCGTCGCGGTCATGCATGACGGCAGAATCGTAAAGCAACAGCATAGAGAAGATAAGGACCGCAATGCGAGCATCTTCCCGGAGCAGTTGCTGAACGCGCAGGCTCGGAATCCCTTCGCACTTTTGGAGGCGAAGTGAGAGCCGCGCGTCACCTCAAACGCCGGCTCGTGCACTCTGCGCTCTTGCTCGGGGCAATTTCGGTGTTCACGTTCGCGATTGCCCAACTCGCTCCAGGCACCTTTCTGGACGAGATGAGGTTGAATCCGCAAATCTCAGCACAGACTATTGATTCGCTGCGAGTGCAGTACGGTCTCGATCAACCGCTCCCGATTCGATATGTTCGCTGGCTTTCCTCTGTAGTCACTGGTCAGTTTGGCTATTCACTGGCATACAACGCTCCAGTAAGCAAGCTGTTGTGGACCAGGACGCAGAATACTCTTCTGCTCGGCACCGCTGCGATGATCATCGGTTGGATGTTCGCGTTGTCATTAGGGATTTGGACCGCATTCCATCCTCAAGGCTGGATTGATCGTGGCAGTTCAGTAGTATCGACCTTACTCCTTGGTACGCCGGAACTAGCCCTTGCCATGGTGTGCCTGCTGGTTGCGACTCGCTTGGGAATACTGCCTGCGGGGGGAATGACGTCCATACATCCGGCGCAAAATCGTTGGCTCGCTGTTGCTGATGTGGCTCGTCATCTCGTACTGCCTGCCGTAGTGCTCGCGCTGGCAGCCGCGCCTGTGCTCCTCCGCCACGTTCGCGCAGCGATGCTCGAAGCCTTCAACGCACCCTTCATCCAGGCGGCAAGAGGACACGGAATTGGAAATGCCCGCTT
This Terriglobales bacterium DNA region includes the following protein-coding sequences:
- a CDS encoding ABC transporter permease: MRAARHLKRRLVHSALLLGAISVFTFAIAQLAPGTFLDEMRLNPQISAQTIDSLRVQYGLDQPLPIRYVRWLSSVVTGQFGYSLAYNAPVSKLLWTRTQNTLLLGTAAMIIGWMFALSLGIWTAFHPQGWIDRGSSVVSTLLLGTPELALAMVCLLVATRLGILPAGGMTSIHPAQNRWLAVADVARHLVLPAVVLALAAAPVLLRHVRAAMLEAFNAPFIQAARGHGIGNARLLFRHALPVAANPLISLFGLSLAGLVSGSFLVEVITGWPGLGPLFISAIFARDLHVVVAVVMLFSVVLVIASLASDLLLYAIDPRVRAEC